A window from Streptomyces subrutilus encodes these proteins:
- the gmk gene encoding guanylate kinase, producing the protein MAAEVRPRLTVLSGPSGVGKSTVVAHMRKVHPEVWLSVSATTRKPRPGERHGVHYFFVNDDEFDKLIANGELLEWAEFAGNRYGTPRGAVLERLENGEPVLLEIDLQGARLVRESMPEALLVFLAPPSWDELVRRLTGRGTESAEVIERRLAAATIELAAESEFDTTLVNTSVEDVARELLALMEVV; encoded by the coding sequence ATGGCAGCAGAGGTTCGTCCGCGGCTGACCGTGCTCTCCGGCCCCTCAGGGGTCGGCAAGAGCACGGTCGTCGCGCATATGCGCAAAGTCCACCCCGAGGTCTGGCTCTCGGTGTCGGCCACCACCCGCAAGCCGCGGCCCGGTGAGCGACACGGGGTCCACTACTTCTTCGTCAACGACGACGAGTTCGACAAGCTGATCGCCAACGGCGAGCTGCTGGAGTGGGCCGAGTTCGCGGGCAACCGCTACGGCACACCGCGCGGCGCGGTGCTGGAGCGCCTGGAGAACGGCGAGCCGGTCCTGCTGGAGATCGACCTCCAGGGCGCCCGGCTGGTCCGCGAGTCCATGCCCGAGGCGCTGCTGGTCTTCCTCGCCCCGCCGAGCTGGGACGAGCTGGTCCGCCGGCTCACCGGCCGGGGCACCGAATCGGCCGAGGTCATCGAGCGCCGCCTCGCGGCCGCCACGATCGAACTGGCTGCCGAATCCGAGTTCGACACCACCCTGGTCAACACCTCCGTCGAGGACGTGGCCCGCGAGCTGCTAGCCTTGATGGAAGTTGTCTGA
- the rpoZ gene encoding DNA-directed RNA polymerase subunit omega, with translation MSSSMTAPEGIINPPIDELLEATDSKYSLVIYAAKRARQINAYYSQLGEGLLEYVGPLVDTHVHEKPLSIALREINAGLLTSEAIEAPAQ, from the coding sequence GTGTCCTCTTCCATGACGGCGCCCGAGGGCATCATCAACCCGCCGATCGACGAGCTGCTCGAGGCCACGGACTCGAAGTACAGCCTCGTCATCTACGCGGCCAAGCGGGCGCGCCAGATCAACGCGTACTACTCGCAGCTCGGTGAGGGCCTGCTGGAGTACGTCGGCCCGCTGGTGGACACCCACGTCCACGAGAAGCCGCTTTCGATCGCGCTGCGCGAGATCAACGCGGGTCTGCTGACCTCCGAGGCCATCGAGGCCCCGGCCCAGTAG
- the coaBC gene encoding bifunctional phosphopantothenoylcysteine decarboxylase/phosphopantothenate--cysteine ligase CoaBC — protein sequence MGKPKVVLGVSGGIAAYKACELLRRLTESGHEVRVVPTAASLHFVGEATWSALSGNPASTEVWESVHEVPHVRIGQSADLVVVAPATADLLAKAAHGLADDLLTNTLLTARCPVVFAPAMHTEMWEHPATQENVATLRRRGAVVIEPAVGRLTGKDTGKGRLPDPEEIFEVCRRVLARGAAPEADLAGRHVVVSAGGTREPLDPVRFLGNRSSGKQGYALARTAVARGARVTLVAANTALADPAGADVVRVGTALQLREAVLKAAADADAVVMAAAVADFRPAAYADGKIKKKDGEEPAPVALVRNPDILAEVSAERSREGQVVVGFAAETDDVLANGRAKLHRKGCDLLVVNEVGEAKTFGSEENEAVVLASDGSEVQVPHGPKEALAEVIWDQVVPRLAPRRA from the coding sequence GTGGGCAAGCCGAAGGTCGTACTGGGGGTCAGCGGCGGCATCGCCGCCTACAAGGCGTGCGAGCTGCTGCGCAGGCTGACCGAATCAGGACACGAGGTGCGGGTGGTGCCGACGGCGGCCTCCCTGCACTTCGTCGGCGAGGCCACCTGGTCCGCCCTGTCCGGGAACCCGGCCTCCACCGAGGTCTGGGAGAGCGTCCACGAGGTCCCGCACGTGCGGATCGGACAGTCCGCCGACCTCGTCGTCGTCGCCCCGGCCACCGCCGACCTGCTCGCCAAGGCCGCCCACGGCCTGGCCGACGACCTGCTCACCAACACCCTGCTCACCGCCCGCTGCCCGGTGGTCTTCGCGCCCGCGATGCACACCGAGATGTGGGAGCACCCCGCCACGCAGGAGAACGTCGCCACCCTGCGCCGGCGCGGCGCCGTCGTCATCGAGCCCGCCGTCGGCCGGCTCACCGGAAAGGACACCGGCAAGGGGCGGCTGCCCGACCCCGAGGAGATCTTCGAGGTCTGCCGCCGGGTGCTGGCCCGCGGGGCCGCGCCCGAGGCGGACCTCGCCGGGCGGCACGTGGTGGTCAGCGCCGGGGGCACCCGGGAGCCCCTGGACCCGGTGCGGTTCCTGGGCAACCGCTCCTCCGGCAAGCAGGGCTACGCCCTGGCCCGTACGGCCGTCGCGCGCGGGGCCCGGGTCACCCTGGTGGCGGCCAACACCGCGCTGGCCGACCCCGCCGGAGCGGACGTCGTCCGGGTGGGGACGGCCCTGCAGCTGCGGGAGGCCGTGCTCAAGGCCGCCGCCGACGCGGACGCCGTGGTGATGGCCGCGGCCGTGGCCGACTTCCGCCCCGCCGCGTACGCGGACGGGAAGATCAAGAAGAAGGACGGGGAGGAGCCCGCGCCGGTGGCGCTCGTCCGCAACCCCGACATCCTCGCGGAGGTGTCCGCCGAACGGTCCAGGGAGGGCCAGGTCGTCGTCGGCTTCGCCGCCGAGACCGACGACGTGCTCGCCAACGGCCGGGCCAAGCTGCACCGCAAGGGCTGCGACCTGCTGGTGGTCAACGAGGTCGGCGAGGCCAAGACCTTCGGTTCCGAGGAGAACGAGGCGGTGGTCCTGGCCTCCGATGGCTCCGAGGTGCAGGTGCCCCACGGGCCCAAGGAAGCGCTGGCCGAGGTGATCTGGGACCAGGTGGTCCCGCGGCTGGCTCCCCGACGCGCCTGA
- the metK gene encoding methionine adenosyltransferase: MSRRLFTSESVTEGHPDKIADQISDTILDALLTEDPTSRVAVETLITTGLVHIAGEVTTKAYAPIAQLVREKILDIGYDSSKKGFDGASCGVSVSIGAQSPDIAQGVDTAYETRVEGDEDELDKQGAGDQGLMFGYACDETPELMPLPIHLAHRLSRRLSEVRKNGTIPYLRPDGKTQVTIEYDGDKAVRLDTVVVSSQHAADIDLDSLLAPDIREFVVEHVLNQLVEDGIKLDTEGYRLLVNPTGRFEIGGPMGDAGLTGRKIIIDTYGGMARHGGGAFSGKDPSKVDRSAAYAMRWVAKNVVAAGLASRCEVQVAYAIGKAEPVGLFVETFGTAKVEVQKIEDAIGEVFDLRPAAIIRDLDLLRPIYAQTAAYGHFGRELPDFTWERTDRVDALRAAAGL, encoded by the coding sequence GTGTCCCGCCGCCTGTTCACCTCGGAGTCCGTCACCGAGGGCCACCCCGACAAGATCGCTGACCAGATCAGCGACACGATCCTCGACGCGCTCCTCACCGAGGACCCGACCTCGCGTGTGGCCGTGGAGACCCTCATCACCACCGGTCTCGTGCACATCGCGGGAGAGGTGACGACGAAGGCCTACGCCCCGATCGCGCAGCTCGTCCGCGAGAAGATCCTCGACATCGGCTACGACTCCTCGAAGAAGGGCTTCGACGGCGCCTCCTGCGGCGTGTCGGTGTCCATCGGCGCACAGTCCCCGGACATCGCGCAGGGCGTCGACACCGCCTACGAGACGCGGGTCGAGGGTGACGAGGACGAGCTCGACAAGCAGGGCGCCGGCGACCAGGGCCTGATGTTCGGCTACGCCTGCGACGAGACCCCCGAGCTGATGCCGCTCCCGATCCACCTGGCGCACCGGCTCTCCCGCCGCCTGTCCGAGGTCCGCAAGAACGGGACCATCCCGTACCTGCGTCCCGACGGCAAGACCCAGGTCACCATCGAGTACGACGGCGACAAGGCCGTGCGCCTGGACACCGTCGTCGTGTCCTCGCAGCACGCCGCCGACATCGACCTGGACTCGCTGCTCGCGCCCGACATCCGCGAGTTCGTCGTCGAGCACGTGCTGAACCAGCTCGTCGAGGACGGCATCAAGCTCGACACCGAGGGCTACCGGCTGCTGGTCAACCCGACCGGGCGTTTCGAGATCGGCGGCCCGATGGGCGACGCCGGCCTCACCGGCCGCAAGATCATCATCGACACGTACGGCGGCATGGCCCGCCACGGCGGCGGCGCGTTCTCGGGCAAGGACCCGTCCAAGGTGGACCGCTCCGCCGCGTACGCGATGCGCTGGGTCGCCAAGAACGTCGTGGCCGCCGGGCTGGCCTCGCGCTGTGAGGTCCAGGTCGCCTACGCGATCGGCAAGGCCGAGCCGGTGGGCCTGTTCGTCGAGACCTTCGGCACCGCCAAGGTGGAGGTCCAGAAGATCGAGGACGCGATCGGCGAGGTCTTCGACCTCCGCCCGGCCGCGATCATCCGCGATCTGGACCTGCTGCGCCCGATCTACGCCCAGACCGCCGCCTACGGCCACTTCGGCCGTGAGCTGCCGGACTTCACCTGGGAGCGCACCGACCGCGTGGACGCCCTGCGCGCGGCCGCCGGTCTCTAG
- a CDS encoding primosomal protein N', with the protein MPWLSERFGKNAGVSSANDSPPEQLALIREMVAEAKAKAPKAKPRTWRGAALAEELPVARVLVNKGVLHLDQLWDYAVPAELAEAAQPGVRVRVRFGAGSHQVHGGRREGGGLIDGFVVERRAASDYPGALAALAHVVSPEVVLGPGMLALARAVADRYAGSLADVLQLALPPRNARAEAKPSPEPLPPPAAPAPGGWERYGAGPAFLRALATGGTPRAVWTALPGPGWADELARAMAAALASGRGALAVVPDGRTAARVDASLTALLGEGRHALLTAESGPEKRYRQWLAVSRGSVRAVVGTRAAMFAPVRDLGLVAVWDDGDSSHADDRAPFPHVREVLELRSVSDGCAFLAGSTSCTVEAAQLVESGWARPLVASRETVRECAPRIRTVGDELLARDGAARAARLPSLAWETVREGLRTGPVLVQVPRRGYVPRLACERCRTPARCTVCAGPLEAADERELHCGWCGRGEPSWHCEECGSFRLRAQVVGARRTAEELGRAFPAVPVRTSGRDHVLDEVPDGPALVVCTPGAEPVAAGAGYAAALLLDGWAMLGRPDLRAGEEALRRWIAAASLVRGEGQVVVVAEPTLRPVQALVRWDPVGHAVRELAERAQLGFPPVSRMAAVAGRGEAVQAFLAGAGLPADAEVLGPVPLPGRRGEPSAGERALVRVPPGSGAALAAALKAAQAARMAKGGPAADAVRVRIDPPDIG; encoded by the coding sequence ATGCCGTGGCTGTCCGAGCGGTTTGGTAAGAATGCTGGTGTGAGCAGCGCGAACGATTCCCCGCCGGAGCAGCTGGCGCTGATCCGGGAGATGGTCGCCGAGGCGAAGGCCAAGGCGCCCAAGGCGAAGCCACGCACCTGGCGCGGGGCCGCCCTCGCCGAGGAGCTGCCCGTCGCGCGCGTCCTGGTGAACAAGGGGGTCCTCCACCTCGACCAGCTCTGGGACTACGCCGTCCCCGCCGAGCTCGCCGAGGCCGCGCAGCCCGGCGTCCGCGTGCGGGTCCGTTTCGGCGCCGGCTCCCACCAGGTGCACGGCGGCCGCCGCGAGGGCGGCGGGCTGATCGACGGCTTCGTCGTCGAGCGCCGCGCCGCGTCCGACTACCCCGGCGCGCTGGCCGCCCTGGCCCACGTGGTCTCGCCCGAGGTCGTGCTCGGTCCCGGCATGCTGGCCCTGGCCCGCGCCGTCGCCGACCGGTACGCGGGGAGCCTCGCCGACGTGCTCCAGCTCGCCCTGCCCCCGCGCAACGCCCGCGCCGAGGCCAAGCCCTCGCCCGAGCCCCTGCCCCCGCCCGCCGCGCCCGCCCCCGGCGGCTGGGAGCGGTACGGCGCGGGGCCCGCCTTCCTGCGCGCCCTGGCCACCGGCGGGACCCCGCGCGCGGTGTGGACCGCGCTGCCCGGCCCCGGCTGGGCCGACGAACTGGCCCGCGCCATGGCCGCCGCCCTCGCCTCCGGCCGCGGGGCCCTCGCCGTCGTGCCCGACGGGCGGACCGCCGCCCGGGTCGACGCGTCGCTGACCGCCCTGCTCGGGGAGGGCCGGCACGCGCTGCTCACCGCCGAGTCGGGACCCGAGAAGCGCTACCGGCAGTGGCTCGCCGTCAGCCGGGGCTCGGTACGGGCGGTCGTCGGCACCCGGGCGGCGATGTTCGCACCCGTACGGGACCTCGGACTCGTGGCCGTCTGGGACGACGGCGACTCCAGCCACGCCGACGACCGGGCGCCCTTCCCGCACGTACGGGAGGTGCTGGAGCTGCGCTCGGTCAGCGACGGCTGCGCCTTCCTCGCCGGGAGCACCAGCTGCACCGTCGAAGCGGCCCAGCTCGTCGAGTCGGGCTGGGCCAGGCCTCTGGTCGCGAGCCGGGAGACGGTGCGCGAGTGCGCCCCGCGCATCCGCACGGTGGGCGACGAGCTGCTGGCCCGCGACGGGGCGGCGCGGGCCGCGCGGCTGCCGAGCCTGGCGTGGGAGACCGTGCGGGAGGGGCTGAGGACCGGTCCCGTACTGGTCCAGGTGCCGCGGCGGGGCTACGTGCCCCGGCTGGCCTGCGAGCGGTGCCGCACCCCGGCCCGGTGCACGGTCTGCGCCGGGCCGCTGGAGGCCGCCGACGAGCGGGAACTGCACTGCGGGTGGTGCGGGCGCGGCGAGCCGTCGTGGCACTGCGAGGAGTGCGGCTCGTTCCGGCTGCGGGCCCAGGTCGTGGGCGCCCGGCGCACGGCCGAGGAGCTGGGGCGGGCCTTCCCCGCCGTGCCGGTGCGGACCTCGGGCCGCGACCACGTCCTGGACGAGGTGCCGGACGGCCCGGCGCTGGTGGTGTGCACCCCGGGAGCGGAGCCGGTCGCTGCGGGCGCCGGGTACGCCGCCGCGCTGCTCCTGGACGGCTGGGCGATGCTGGGCCGGCCCGACCTGCGGGCCGGGGAGGAGGCGTTGCGGCGGTGGATCGCGGCCGCCTCGCTGGTCCGGGGGGAGGGGCAGGTCGTGGTGGTCGCGGAGCCGACGCTGCGGCCGGTCCAGGCGCTGGTGCGGTGGGACCCGGTGGGGCACGCGGTCCGGGAGCTCGCGGAGCGGGCCCAGCTCGGCTTCCCACCGGTGTCCCGGATGGCGGCCGTGGCCGGGCGGGGCGAGGCCGTGCAGGCCTTCCTCGCCGGAGCGGGACTGCCGGCCGACGCGGAGGTGCTCGGGCCGGTGCCGCTGCCCGGGCGGCGGGGCGAGCCCTCGGCGGGGGAGCGGGCGCTGGTGCGGGTGCCGCCCGGCAGCGGCGCGGCCCTGGCCGCGGCCCTCAAGGCGGCGCAGGCCGCACGGATGGCGAAGGGGGGCCCGGCGGCCGACGCGGTCCGGGTCCGCATCGACCCACCGGACATCGGCTGA
- the fmt gene encoding methionyl-tRNA formyltransferase, whose amino-acid sequence MKLVFAGTPEVAVPALDALIASGRHEVAAVVTRPDAPAGRGRRLVASPVAERAEEAGIEVLKPVRPRDPDFQARLREIAPDCCPVVAYGALIPKSALGIPRHGWVNLHFSLLPAWRGAAPVQHSIMGGDQVTGASTFQIEEGLDSGPVYGVLTEEIRPTDTSGDLLTRLAFAGSGLLAATMDGIEDGTLRAVPQPLDGISLAPKITVEDARVDWTAPALRADRVVRGCTPAPGAWTVFRGERLKLISVGLVADRTDLEPGVLAPAKNNVHVGTGSHAVELLWVQPQGKKPMRGADWARGVRIAPGERLGGADVG is encoded by the coding sequence GTGAAGCTCGTCTTCGCAGGCACCCCCGAGGTCGCCGTGCCCGCCCTGGACGCCCTGATCGCCTCCGGGCGCCACGAGGTCGCCGCCGTCGTCACCCGGCCCGACGCTCCGGCCGGCCGCGGCCGCCGCCTCGTCGCCAGCCCGGTCGCCGAGCGCGCCGAGGAGGCCGGGATCGAGGTCCTCAAGCCCGTCCGGCCCCGCGACCCCGACTTCCAGGCCCGGCTGCGCGAGATCGCCCCCGACTGCTGCCCGGTCGTCGCGTACGGGGCGCTGATCCCCAAGAGCGCCCTCGGCATCCCCCGGCACGGCTGGGTCAACCTCCACTTCTCGCTGCTGCCGGCGTGGCGCGGCGCCGCCCCCGTCCAGCACTCGATCATGGGCGGCGACCAGGTCACCGGCGCCTCCACCTTCCAGATCGAGGAGGGACTGGACTCCGGACCGGTCTACGGCGTCCTGACCGAGGAGATCCGGCCCACCGACACCAGCGGCGACCTGCTGACCCGGCTGGCCTTCGCCGGGTCCGGGCTGCTCGCCGCCACCATGGACGGCATCGAGGACGGCACCCTGCGCGCCGTCCCGCAGCCCCTCGACGGGATCTCCCTCGCACCCAAGATCACCGTGGAGGACGCGCGCGTCGACTGGACGGCCCCGGCCCTGCGCGCCGACCGCGTCGTGCGCGGCTGCACGCCCGCCCCGGGTGCCTGGACCGTCTTCCGCGGGGAGCGGCTCAAGCTGATCTCCGTCGGCCTGGTCGCGGACCGCACCGACCTGGAGCCGGGCGTCCTGGCCCCCGCCAAGAACAACGTCCACGTGGGCACCGGCTCGCACGCCGTGGAGCTGCTGTGGGTGCAGCCGCAGGGCAAGAAGCCGATGCGCGGCGCCGACTGGGCCCGCGGGGTGCGGATCGCTCCCGGGGAGCGGCTCGGCGGCGCCGACGTAGGCTGA
- a CDS encoding RsmB/NOP family class I SAM-dependent RNA methyltransferase has protein sequence MSEQPRRHPAAATGAGGKPAKQARPHRRPKKDPVRKLAFDVLRAVDERDAYANLVLPPLLRKARQDEAFQARDAALATELVYGTLRRQGTYDAVIKACIDRPLREVDPPVLDVLSLGAHQLLGTRIPPHAAVSATVELARVVLGDGRAKFVNAVLRKITAHDLEGWLERVAPPYEDDAEEHLAVYHSHPRWVVSALWDSLGGGRAGIEDLLEADNERPEVTLVARPGRSTAQELLEAVGEDSALPGRWSPYAVRMAEGGEPGALEAVREGRAGVQDEGSQLVAMALAAVPVEGRDAHWLDGCAGPGGKAALLAALAAQRGAFLLASEKQPHRARLVAKALAGNPGPYQVIAADGTRPPWRPGSFDRVLMDVPCTGLGALRRRPEARWRRRPEDLEGFGPLQRALLREALSAVRVGGIVGYATCSPHLAETRVVVDDVLKGRGAGAAPVSAELVDARPYMAGVPALGDGPDVQLWPHLHGTDAMYLALLRRTA, from the coding sequence GTGAGCGAACAGCCCCGCCGTCACCCCGCCGCAGCCACGGGCGCGGGCGGCAAGCCGGCCAAGCAGGCCCGGCCGCACCGCAGGCCCAAGAAGGACCCCGTCCGCAAGCTGGCCTTCGACGTGCTGCGGGCGGTGGACGAGCGCGACGCGTACGCCAACCTCGTGCTGCCGCCGCTGCTGCGCAAGGCCCGCCAGGACGAGGCCTTCCAGGCCCGGGACGCGGCGCTGGCCACCGAGCTGGTCTACGGGACGCTGCGCCGCCAGGGCACCTACGACGCCGTCATCAAGGCGTGCATCGACCGGCCGCTGCGCGAGGTGGACCCGCCGGTCCTCGACGTGCTGTCGCTCGGCGCGCACCAGCTGCTGGGCACCCGCATCCCGCCGCACGCGGCGGTCTCGGCCACCGTGGAGCTGGCCCGGGTGGTGCTCGGCGACGGGCGCGCCAAGTTCGTGAACGCCGTGCTCCGCAAGATCACCGCGCACGACCTGGAAGGCTGGCTGGAGCGGGTCGCCCCGCCGTACGAGGACGACGCCGAGGAGCACCTCGCCGTCTACCACTCGCACCCGCGCTGGGTCGTCAGCGCCCTGTGGGACTCCCTGGGCGGCGGCCGGGCCGGCATCGAGGACCTCCTCGAAGCCGACAACGAGCGGCCCGAGGTGACGCTGGTCGCCCGGCCGGGACGGTCCACGGCGCAGGAGCTGCTGGAGGCCGTGGGCGAGGACTCGGCGCTGCCCGGGCGCTGGTCGCCGTACGCGGTGCGGATGGCCGAGGGCGGCGAGCCCGGCGCCCTGGAGGCGGTCCGCGAGGGCCGCGCCGGCGTCCAGGACGAGGGCAGCCAGCTGGTGGCGATGGCCCTGGCCGCGGTACCGGTCGAGGGGCGCGACGCGCACTGGCTGGACGGCTGCGCGGGCCCGGGCGGCAAGGCGGCGCTGCTCGCGGCGCTGGCCGCGCAGCGCGGGGCCTTCCTGCTGGCCTCCGAGAAGCAGCCGCACCGGGCGCGGCTGGTGGCGAAGGCGCTGGCCGGCAACCCGGGCCCGTACCAGGTCATCGCGGCGGACGGCACCCGGCCGCCGTGGCGGCCGGGCTCCTTCGACCGGGTCCTGATGGACGTCCCGTGCACGGGCCTGGGCGCGCTGCGGCGGCGCCCCGAGGCGCGCTGGCGGCGGCGGCCGGAGGACCTGGAGGGCTTCGGGCCGCTCCAGCGGGCCCTGCTGCGCGAGGCGCTGTCGGCGGTGCGGGTCGGCGGGATCGTGGGCTACGCGACCTGCTCGCCGCACCTCGCGGAGACCCGGGTCGTCGTGGACGACGTCCTGAAGGGCCGCGGCGCGGGCGCCGCCCCGGTCTCGGCCGAACTGGTCGACGCCCGGCCGTACATGGCCGGCGTACCGGCGCTGGGCGACGGCCCGGACGTCCAGCTCTGGCCGCACCTGCACGGCACGGACGCGATGTACCTGGCCCTGCTGCGGCGCACGGCGTAG
- the rpe gene encoding ribulose-phosphate 3-epimerase, which translates to MAAQINPSILSADFARLADEARAVEGADWLHVDVMDNHFVPNLTLGVPVVESLSRATEIPLDLHLMIEDPDRWAPQYIEAGAGSVTFHAEAAAAPVRLAREIRAKGARASMALKPATPIEQYEDLLPELDMVLIMTVEPGFGGQSFLDIMLPKIRRTRELIAKHGLEMWLQVDGGVSASTIERCAEAGADVFVAGSAVYGAADPAAAVRTLREQADAVIAATPWACGH; encoded by the coding sequence ATGGCCGCTCAGATCAATCCCAGCATCCTGTCCGCCGACTTCGCCCGCCTCGCCGACGAGGCCCGGGCCGTCGAGGGCGCCGACTGGCTGCACGTCGACGTCATGGACAACCACTTCGTCCCGAACCTGACCCTCGGCGTGCCCGTCGTCGAGTCGCTCAGCCGGGCCACGGAGATCCCGCTGGACCTGCACCTGATGATCGAGGACCCGGACCGCTGGGCGCCGCAGTACATCGAGGCGGGGGCCGGATCGGTCACCTTCCACGCCGAGGCCGCCGCCGCGCCGGTGCGCCTCGCGCGGGAGATCCGGGCCAAGGGGGCGCGGGCGTCGATGGCGCTCAAGCCCGCGACGCCGATCGAGCAGTACGAGGACCTGCTCCCCGAGCTCGACATGGTGCTGATCATGACGGTCGAGCCCGGCTTCGGCGGGCAGTCCTTCCTGGACATCATGCTCCCCAAGATCCGCCGCACCCGTGAGCTGATCGCCAAGCACGGCCTGGAGATGTGGCTCCAGGTAGACGGCGGGGTCTCGGCCTCCACCATCGAGCGGTGCGCGGAGGCCGGAGCGGACGTCTTCGTGGCGGGCAGCGCGGTCTACGGGGCGGCCGACCCGGCCGCCGCCGTGCGCACGCTGCGTGAGCAGGCGGACGCGGTCATCGCCGCGACCCCGTGGGCGTGCGGCCACTGA
- a CDS encoding sugar-binding transcriptional regulator encodes MSAGRSALRMGPAELVQAAAMARRFYLEGKSKIQIAEEFGVSRFKVARVLETALERDLVRIEIRVPAELDAERSDALRARYGLRHAVVVESPADATEDAPDPENLGAVAADLLGELVNEGDVLGLAWGRSTIHMAASLHRLPPCTVVQLTGVYDAGTAERGSVEAVRRAAQVSGGDAHPIYAPMLLPDPATAAALRGQTGIARAFEYFDKVTVAAVSIGSWEPGISTVHDMLTDEERAHYASLGVAAEMSAHLFDAEGRRVGRDLGERCITVEADRLRRIPEVVAIAGGLRKASAIGAVLRSGLVTSLVTDTAVADYLLTESEPGLRPALDRADPDD; translated from the coding sequence ATGTCGGCGGGACGGTCAGCCCTGCGGATGGGACCCGCGGAGCTGGTGCAGGCGGCGGCCATGGCGCGTCGCTTCTACCTGGAGGGCAAGTCCAAGATCCAGATCGCCGAGGAGTTCGGCGTGAGCCGCTTCAAGGTGGCCCGGGTCCTGGAGACCGCCCTGGAGCGCGACCTCGTGCGCATCGAGATCCGGGTGCCGGCCGAGCTGGACGCGGAGCGCTCCGACGCGCTGCGCGCCCGCTACGGGCTGCGCCACGCGGTCGTCGTGGAGTCCCCGGCCGATGCCACCGAGGACGCCCCCGACCCCGAGAACCTGGGGGCCGTCGCCGCCGACCTGCTCGGCGAGCTGGTCAACGAGGGCGACGTCCTGGGCCTGGCCTGGGGGCGCTCGACCATCCACATGGCGGCCTCCCTGCACCGGCTGCCGCCCTGCACCGTGGTGCAGCTGACCGGTGTCTACGACGCGGGGACCGCCGAGCGCGGCTCGGTCGAGGCCGTGCGCCGCGCCGCCCAGGTCTCGGGCGGCGACGCCCACCCGATCTACGCGCCGATGCTGCTGCCGGATCCGGCGACCGCCGCGGCGCTGCGCGGCCAGACCGGCATCGCGCGCGCCTTCGAGTACTTCGACAAGGTGACGGTCGCGGCCGTCTCCATCGGATCGTGGGAGCCGGGCATCTCAACGGTCCACGACATGCTGACCGACGAGGAGCGGGCCCACTACGCCTCGCTGGGCGTGGCCGCGGAGATGTCCGCGCACCTCTTCGACGCCGAGGGCCGGCGGGTGGGACGCGACCTCGGCGAGCGGTGCATCACCGTCGAGGCGGACCGGCTGCGCCGGATCCCCGAGGTGGTGGCGATCGCCGGCGGGCTGCGCAAGGCCTCCGCGATCGGCGCCGTCCTGCGGTCCGGTCTGGTGACGAGCCTGGTCACGGACACCGCGGTGGCGGACTACCTGCTGACGGAATCGGAGCCGGGTCTGCGGCCCGCGCTGGACCGGGCCGACCCGGACGACTGA
- a CDS encoding CarD family transcriptional regulator has product MTKSAVPRRHLPSSPFKAPVEAPLRHFNVGDRVTHDEHGLGRVVGIEEGIAVLVDFGSVQKRILSPYTKMAAL; this is encoded by the coding sequence ATGACAAAGTCAGCAGTACCTCGCCGCCATTTGCCGTCCAGCCCGTTCAAGGCCCCCGTGGAAGCGCCCTTGAGGCACTTCAACGTCGGCGACCGGGTCACTCACGACGAGCACGGCCTCGGCCGTGTCGTCGGAATCGAGGAGGGGATCGCCGTGCTCGTCGACTTCGGCTCCGTCCAGAAACGAATCCTGAGTCCCTACACCAAGATGGCCGCGCTCTGA
- a CDS encoding ribonuclease domain-containing protein produces the protein MIFRNVPRSLPRVLGALFLCAALVGAAGCGGTKPAPAAASASSPRATADPSVVPTAAPSAAPGWAKGLVVVRAEALPQQAREVLALIDKGGPYAYRQDGTVFGNFEKVLPKQKRGYYHEFTVRTPGERDRGARRIVTGEGGEFYYTDDHYDTFKAVLR, from the coding sequence ATGATCTTTCGGAACGTGCCCCGATCGTTGCCGCGTGTGCTGGGGGCCCTGTTCCTCTGTGCCGCGCTGGTCGGTGCGGCGGGCTGCGGCGGGACGAAACCCGCGCCTGCCGCCGCCAGCGCCAGTAGTCCGCGCGCCACCGCCGACCCCAGCGTCGTCCCCACGGCCGCGCCGAGCGCCGCGCCGGGCTGGGCGAAGGGGCTGGTCGTCGTACGGGCCGAGGCGCTGCCGCAGCAGGCCCGGGAGGTGCTCGCGCTCATCGACAAGGGCGGGCCGTACGCGTACCGGCAGGACGGCACGGTCTTCGGGAACTTCGAGAAGGTCCTGCCGAAGCAGAAGCGCGGCTATTACCACGAGTTCACCGTGCGCACCCCGGGGGAGCGGGACCGCGGGGCCCGGCGGATCGTGACGGGTGAGGGCGGGGAGTTCTACTACACGGACGACCACTACGACACCTTCAAGGCGGTTCTCCGATGA